The following are encoded together in the Primulina eburnea isolate SZY01 unplaced genomic scaffold, ASM2296580v1 ctg507_ERROPOS390280, whole genome shotgun sequence genome:
- the LOC140821306 gene encoding uncharacterized protein isoform X1: MEWATVQHLDLRHADRSSKPLQPHAAAFHPTQAIVSAAIGTCIVEFDAYTGSKIASVDIDSPVVRMEYNPIGGHSLIAILEDCTIRSCDFDSEQTCVLHSPEKRTEQITPDTEVHLALTPLQPVVFFGFHKKLSVTVVGTVEGGKAPTKIKTDLKKPIVNLACHPRLPALYVAYQDGLIRAYNIHTYAVHYTLQLDNTIRLQGAGAFAFHPTLEWIFVGDRRGTLLAWDVSTERPMMIGITQVGSQPITSVAWLPMLRLLVTLSKDGSVQVWKTRVAVNPNRPPTQVNFFEPAAIESMDIPRILSQQGGEAVYPLPRIRALDVHPKLNLAAVLFSSMAGGDNKKNRAAYTREGRKQLFAVLQSARGSSASVLKEKLASLGSSGILADHQLQAQLQEHHMKGQSHLTISDIARKAFLYSHFMEGNAKSSPISRLPLITVLDTKYHLRDFPIFQPFHLELNFFNKENRVLHYPIRAFYIEGPNLVAYNLTSGVENIYKKLYNSIPGNVEFHPKYVAYSKKQHMFLVVYEFSGAGNEVVLYWENTDSQLANSKASNVKGVDAAFIGRNENQFAILDEDKTGLSLYMLPGAASPESIEKNGSVDKNDAMDNEVASIKGPMSYLFESDVDRIFSTPLESTLVFCSQGDQIGLVKLIQGYRLSDADGHYISTKADGRKFIKLKANETVLQVQWQETLRGFVAGILTTERVLIVTADLDILASSSAKFDKGVPSFRSLLWLGPALLFSTLTSINVLGWDGKVRTILSTSMPNAVLVGALNDRLLLASPTDVNVRQKKKYEIKSCLVGLLEPLLIGFSTMQQHFEQKLDLSEVLYQITSRFDSLRITPRSLDVLARGSPVCGDLAVSLSQSGPQFTQVLRGEYAIKALRFSTALSALKDEFLRSRDYPRCPPTSHLFHRFRQLGYACIRYGQYDSAKETFEVIADFESMLDIFICHLNPSAMRRLAQKLEEEGTNSELRRYCERILRVRSTGWTQGIFANFAAESMVPKGSEWGGGNWEIKTATNLKDIPQWELAAEVMPYMKTDDGTIPSIVTDHIGVYLGLIKGRGNVVEVREDSLVKAFKTGGIKTNGHQQSLASPTSNKSKGAPEGASLMGLETLSQKPAGSGALDAQAKAEEEFKKSLYGSAADGSSSDEDGTSKTKRLHIRIRDKPVESTKVDVSKIKEATKQLGIPVSRTKSLTSSSPDLGLVVPQPAPTASGTAAARTSFPADMFGTDAFVQPTPALQPTSVGPGVGLTAGPIPEDFFQNTISSLQVAASLPPAGRFLSRFDQNPQGNESNKVPATQGSAVAMDIGLPGGGLPPQVTQQPVSRESIGLPDGGIPTHSVPQPAAPSQPPTLMSQAPVSTQPLDLSSLEALGSKTSAKPAERSASPPKAVRPGQVPRGAAAAVCFKIGLVHLEQNQLSDALSCFDEAFLALAKDQSRGDDIKAQATICAQYKIAVTLLQEINRLQKVQGPSAISAKDEMARLSRHLGSLPLLAKHRINCIRTAIKRNMDVQNYAYSKQMLELLLSKAPPGKQDELRSLIDICIQRGLSNKSIDPLEDPSQFCAATLSRLSTIGYDVCDLCGAKFSALSSPGCIICGMGSIKRSDAISGPVPSPFG; encoded by the exons ATGGAGTGGGCGACGGTTCAACATTTGGATCTCCGACATGCGGATCGGAGCTCCAAGCCTTTACAACCTCACGCCGCTGCATTTCACCCGACTCAGGCAATTGTATCCGCCGCCATAGGAacttgtatagttg AGTTTGATGCATATACCGGAAGCAAAATTGCATCTGTGGACATTGATTCGCCTGTTGTACGCATGGAATATAATCCCATTGGTGGGCATTCTCTGATTGCTATACTTGAG GATTGTACAATTCGATCCTGTGATTTTGACAGTGAGCAAACTTGTGTGTTGCATTCGCCTGAAAAGAGGACAGAACAGATTACCCCTGACACTGAAGTCCATCTTGCCTTGACTCCTCTTCAACCCGTAGTGTTTTTTGGATTCCATAAGAAGTTGAGTGTAACAG TTGTTGGAACTGTGGAAGGTGGGAAGGCCCCGACAAAAATAAAGACCGATTTGAAGAAGCCCATTGTTAATCTTGCTTGTCATCCTCGCCTTCCAgctttg TACGTGGCTTATCAAGACGGTTTGATTCGAGCTTACAATATCCATACATACGCTGTTCATTACACCCTACAAC TTGATAATACCATCAGGCTACAGGGTGCTGGAGCATTTGCATTTCATCCGACATTGGAATGGATTTTTGTCGGTGACAGACGAGGTACACTTCTGGCATGGGATGTATCCACCGAGAGGCCTATGATGATTGGAAT TACACAAGTCGGTTCACAACCAATCACCTCGGTTGCTTGGCTCCCAATGTTGAGGTTGCTTGTCACTTTGTCCAAAGATGGAAGTGTTCAAGTGTGGAAAACTCGTGTAGCTGTGAATCCTAATAGACCTCCAACTCAAGTAAACTTTTTCGAGCCTGCAG CTATTGAATCCATGGATATTCCTCGTATTCTTTCCCAGCAAGGGGGAGAAGCCGTTTATCCTCTCCCAAGAATTAGGGCTTTGGATGTACACCCAAAATTGAATTTAGCAGCAGTTCTTTTTTCT AGCATGGCTGGTGGAGATAATAAGAAAAACAGAGCTGCTTATACTAGAGAAGGCCGGAAACAACTCTTTGCTGTTCTGCAAAGTGCAAGGGGATCATCAG CATCCGTGTTGAAGGAAAAACTTGCTTCCCTTGGTTCATCTGGTATATTAGCTGATCATCAATTGCAAGCCCAGCTGCAAGAGCATCATATGAAAGG CCAAAGCCACTTAACAATCTCGGACATAGCAAGGAAGGCTTTTCTTTACAGC CATTTCATGGAAGGCAATGCAAAAAGTTCTCCAATATCTAGATTACCTCTGATCACTGTATTGGATACTAAATATCATTTAAGAGACTTCCCTATTTTCCAG CCTTTTCATCTGGAGCTGAATTTCTTCAATAAAGAGAACCGGGTTCTTCATTATCCCATCAGGGCTTTTTATATCGAAGGACCAAACCTTGTGGCTTATAATCTCACTTCTGGTGtggaaaatatatataaaaagctTTATAATTCG ATCCCTGGAAATGTAGAATTCCATCCAAAATATGTGGCATACAGTAAAAAGCAACACATGTTTCTTGTTGTCTATGAGTTCAGTGGTGCTGGAAACGAAGTTGTGTTGTATTGGGAAAACACTGATTCCCAGTTGGCGAATAGTAAAGCTTCCAATGTCAAAG GTGTAGATGCAGCATTCATTGGTCGTAACGAAAATCAGTTTGCTATTCTTGATGAAGATAAAACTGGACTTTCATTGTATATGTTACCGGGAGCTGCTTCACCAGAGTCCATTGAGAAGAatggatcagttgataaaaaTGATGCCATGGACAATGAAGTTGCTTCTATTAAGGGTCCTATGTCATATTTGTTCGAAAGTGATGTTGATCGTATCTTTTCTACTCCTCTAG AATCAACTTTGGTGTTTTGTTCTCAAGGGGACCAGATTGGCTTGGTTAAACTCATCCAAGGATACCGCCTTTCTGATGCTGATGGACATTACATCTCAACGAAAGCTGATGGGAGAAAATTCATTAAATTGAAGGCAAATGAAACTGTACTTCAG GTACAATGGCAAGAGACACTCAGGGGCTTTGTGGCAGGTATATTGACCACAGAACGAGTGCTTATTGTTACAGCAGATTTGGACATTTTGGCTAGCAGTTCTGCAAAATTTGATAAAGGAGTTCCTTCA TTTAGATCCCTCCTATGGCTTGGACCCGCACTTCTATTCTCTACTTTAACTTCTATTAATGTGCTTGGTTGGGATGGAAAAGTGAGGACCATACTCTCAACCAGTATGCCTAATGCAG TTCTGGTTGGAGCTTTGAATGACCGCCTTCTGCTTGCAAGCCCTACTGATGTAAATGTTAGGCAAAAGAAGAAATATGAGATCAAAAGTTGTCTTGTTGGGCTACTTGAACCACTTCTGATTGGATTTTCTACAATGCAACAACATTTTGAGCAGAAACTTGATCTGTCAGAAGTCCTATATCAAATAACATCAAG ATTCGATAGCTTGCGCATTACACCCCGATCACTTGATGTTCTTGCCAGAGGCTCTCCAGTATGTGGTGATCTTGCAGTATCGCTGTCACAATCAGGCCCACAATTCACTCAg GTGTTGAGAGGAGAATATGCAATCAAAGCACTTCGCTTTTCTACTGCTTTGTCTGCATTGAAAGACGAGTTCTTGCGGTCAAGAGATTATCCTAGATGTCCCCCTACCTCACATTTGTTCCATCGGTTCCGCCAGTTGGGTTATGCATGCATAAG ATATGGCCAGTATGACAGTGCAAAAGAAACTTTTGAAGTTATAGCAGACTTTGAAAGTATGCTTGACATATTTATATGCCACCTTAACCCTAGTGCAATGCGGCGTCTAGCCCAAAAGTTGGAAGAAGAGGGCACTAATTCAGAGTTGAGGAGATACTGTGAGAGGATTTTGAGAGTTCGCTCGACTGGGTGGACCCAAGGCATCTTTGCAAACTTTGCTGCTGAAAGTATGGTTCCTAAAGGATCCGAATGGGGTGGGGGAAACTGGGAAATTAAAACAGCCACGAACTTGAAGGACATACCTCAGTGGGAACTGGCTGCTGAGGTCATGCCTTACATGAAAACTGACGATGGTACCATCCCATCCATTGTTACAGACCATATTGGTGTTTATCTAGGTTTGATCAAAGGAAGAGGGAATGTTGTGGAAGTGAGAGAAGATAGCTTGGTGAAAGCTTTCAAAACCGGAGGAATCAAGACAAATGGGCATCAGCAATCGCTTGCTTCCCCCACATCTAACAAATCCAAGGGGGCGCCTGAAGGTGCTTCCTTGATGGGACTAGAAACTCTCTCTCAGAAGCCTGCAGGTTCCGGTGCTTTAGATGCACAGGCAAAAGCTGAAGAAGAATTCAAAAAGTCGCTATATGGTTCTGCTGCTGATGGTAGCAGCAGTGATGAGGATGGAACTTCAAAAACCAAAAGGCTACATATTAGAATCCGAGACAAACCAGTTGAGTCTACTAAAGTAGATGTTAGCAAAATTAAAGAAGCCACGAAGCAGTTGGGTATCCCAGTTAGTAGGACCAAATCATTAACTAGTTCATCACCAGATCTTGGGCTTGTTGTACCTCAACCAGCTCCTACAGCCAGTGGAACTGCTGCAGCTCGTACTTCTTTTCCAGCTGATATGTTTGGCACCGATGCATTCGTCCAACCAACACCTGCGTTACAGCCTACTTCCGTGGGTCCTGGTGTTGGACTTACAGCTGGGCCAATACCAGAGGACTTTTTCCAGAACACAATATCATCCCTTCAGGTTGCAGCATCACTGCCTCCTGCCGGGAGATTCCTTTCAAGATTTGATCAAAATCCCCAAGGTAATGAAAGCAACAAGGTCCCTGCTACCCAGGGTAGTGCAGTTGCCATGGATATTGGTCTACCTGGTGGTGGACTACCCCCTCAAGTCACTCAACAACCAGTTTCACGTGAGTCTATTGGGCTTCCAGATGGAGGTATTCCTACACATTCTGTGCCTCAACCTGCTGCACCATCACAGCCACCAACTCTGATGTCACAAGCTCCAGTCTCTACGCAGCCCCTTGATCTCAGTTCGCTTGAAGCTCTTGGGTCCAAAACATCTGCAAAACCTGCTGAAAGATCAGCTTCTCCTCCGAAGGCTGTGCGACCTGGACAA GTCCCCCGTGGTGCTGCTGCTGCAGTCTGTTTCAAGATTGGACTTGTGCATCTGGAGCAGAATCAACTTTCAGATGCGTTATCCTGCTTTGATGAGGCTTTCCTTGCTCTGGCCAAAGATCAATCTCGTGGAGATGACATTAAGGCACAAGCTACTATTTGTGCCCAATACAAGATTGCTGTCACCCTTCTTCAG GAGATCAACCGACTGCAGAAAGTTCAAGGTCCCAGTGCAATCAGTGCAAAAGATGAGATGGCAAGATTGTCGCGTCATCTGGGCTCATTACCTCTTCTTGCAAAGCACAGAATAAATTGCATTCGAACTGCCATAAAAAGGAACATGGATGTGCAGAACTATGCCTATTCTAAGCAAATGCTCGAATTACTCTTATCAAAAGCACCTCCAGGAAAGCAAGATGAGTTGAGAAGCCTAATCGACATATGTATTCAGAGAGGCTTGTCCAATAAGTCCATAGATCCATTGGAAGATCCATCTCAATTCTGTGCTGCCACACTGAGCCGTCTATCTACTATTGGATATGATGTTTGTGATCTCTGTGGTGCCAAATTCTCAGCTCTGTCGAGTCCCGGCTGCATTATCTGTGGAATGGGAAGCATAAAAAGATCAGATGCAATTTCCGGACCTGTTCCTTCACCATTTGGCTGA
- the LOC140821306 gene encoding uncharacterized protein isoform X2 codes for MMIGITQVGSQPITSVAWLPMLRLLVTLSKDGSVQVWKTRVAVNPNRPPTQVNFFEPAAIESMDIPRILSQQGGEAVYPLPRIRALDVHPKLNLAAVLFSSMAGGDNKKNRAAYTREGRKQLFAVLQSARGSSASVLKEKLASLGSSGILADHQLQAQLQEHHMKGQSHLTISDIARKAFLYSHFMEGNAKSSPISRLPLITVLDTKYHLRDFPIFQPFHLELNFFNKENRVLHYPIRAFYIEGPNLVAYNLTSGVENIYKKLYNSIPGNVEFHPKYVAYSKKQHMFLVVYEFSGAGNEVVLYWENTDSQLANSKASNVKGVDAAFIGRNENQFAILDEDKTGLSLYMLPGAASPESIEKNGSVDKNDAMDNEVASIKGPMSYLFESDVDRIFSTPLESTLVFCSQGDQIGLVKLIQGYRLSDADGHYISTKADGRKFIKLKANETVLQVQWQETLRGFVAGILTTERVLIVTADLDILASSSAKFDKGVPSFRSLLWLGPALLFSTLTSINVLGWDGKVRTILSTSMPNAVLVGALNDRLLLASPTDVNVRQKKKYEIKSCLVGLLEPLLIGFSTMQQHFEQKLDLSEVLYQITSRFDSLRITPRSLDVLARGSPVCGDLAVSLSQSGPQFTQVLRGEYAIKALRFSTALSALKDEFLRSRDYPRCPPTSHLFHRFRQLGYACIRYGQYDSAKETFEVIADFESMLDIFICHLNPSAMRRLAQKLEEEGTNSELRRYCERILRVRSTGWTQGIFANFAAESMVPKGSEWGGGNWEIKTATNLKDIPQWELAAEVMPYMKTDDGTIPSIVTDHIGVYLGLIKGRGNVVEVREDSLVKAFKTGGIKTNGHQQSLASPTSNKSKGAPEGASLMGLETLSQKPAGSGALDAQAKAEEEFKKSLYGSAADGSSSDEDGTSKTKRLHIRIRDKPVESTKVDVSKIKEATKQLGIPVSRTKSLTSSSPDLGLVVPQPAPTASGTAAARTSFPADMFGTDAFVQPTPALQPTSVGPGVGLTAGPIPEDFFQNTISSLQVAASLPPAGRFLSRFDQNPQGNESNKVPATQGSAVAMDIGLPGGGLPPQVTQQPVSRESIGLPDGGIPTHSVPQPAAPSQPPTLMSQAPVSTQPLDLSSLEALGSKTSAKPAERSASPPKAVRPGQVPRGAAAAVCFKIGLVHLEQNQLSDALSCFDEAFLALAKDQSRGDDIKAQATICAQYKIAVTLLQEINRLQKVQGPSAISAKDEMARLSRHLGSLPLLAKHRINCIRTAIKRNMDVQNYAYSKQMLELLLSKAPPGKQDELRSLIDICIQRGLSNKSIDPLEDPSQFCAATLSRLSTIGYDVCDLCGAKFSALSSPGCIICGMGSIKRSDAISGPVPSPFG; via the exons ATGATGATTGGAAT TACACAAGTCGGTTCACAACCAATCACCTCGGTTGCTTGGCTCCCAATGTTGAGGTTGCTTGTCACTTTGTCCAAAGATGGAAGTGTTCAAGTGTGGAAAACTCGTGTAGCTGTGAATCCTAATAGACCTCCAACTCAAGTAAACTTTTTCGAGCCTGCAG CTATTGAATCCATGGATATTCCTCGTATTCTTTCCCAGCAAGGGGGAGAAGCCGTTTATCCTCTCCCAAGAATTAGGGCTTTGGATGTACACCCAAAATTGAATTTAGCAGCAGTTCTTTTTTCT AGCATGGCTGGTGGAGATAATAAGAAAAACAGAGCTGCTTATACTAGAGAAGGCCGGAAACAACTCTTTGCTGTTCTGCAAAGTGCAAGGGGATCATCAG CATCCGTGTTGAAGGAAAAACTTGCTTCCCTTGGTTCATCTGGTATATTAGCTGATCATCAATTGCAAGCCCAGCTGCAAGAGCATCATATGAAAGG CCAAAGCCACTTAACAATCTCGGACATAGCAAGGAAGGCTTTTCTTTACAGC CATTTCATGGAAGGCAATGCAAAAAGTTCTCCAATATCTAGATTACCTCTGATCACTGTATTGGATACTAAATATCATTTAAGAGACTTCCCTATTTTCCAG CCTTTTCATCTGGAGCTGAATTTCTTCAATAAAGAGAACCGGGTTCTTCATTATCCCATCAGGGCTTTTTATATCGAAGGACCAAACCTTGTGGCTTATAATCTCACTTCTGGTGtggaaaatatatataaaaagctTTATAATTCG ATCCCTGGAAATGTAGAATTCCATCCAAAATATGTGGCATACAGTAAAAAGCAACACATGTTTCTTGTTGTCTATGAGTTCAGTGGTGCTGGAAACGAAGTTGTGTTGTATTGGGAAAACACTGATTCCCAGTTGGCGAATAGTAAAGCTTCCAATGTCAAAG GTGTAGATGCAGCATTCATTGGTCGTAACGAAAATCAGTTTGCTATTCTTGATGAAGATAAAACTGGACTTTCATTGTATATGTTACCGGGAGCTGCTTCACCAGAGTCCATTGAGAAGAatggatcagttgataaaaaTGATGCCATGGACAATGAAGTTGCTTCTATTAAGGGTCCTATGTCATATTTGTTCGAAAGTGATGTTGATCGTATCTTTTCTACTCCTCTAG AATCAACTTTGGTGTTTTGTTCTCAAGGGGACCAGATTGGCTTGGTTAAACTCATCCAAGGATACCGCCTTTCTGATGCTGATGGACATTACATCTCAACGAAAGCTGATGGGAGAAAATTCATTAAATTGAAGGCAAATGAAACTGTACTTCAG GTACAATGGCAAGAGACACTCAGGGGCTTTGTGGCAGGTATATTGACCACAGAACGAGTGCTTATTGTTACAGCAGATTTGGACATTTTGGCTAGCAGTTCTGCAAAATTTGATAAAGGAGTTCCTTCA TTTAGATCCCTCCTATGGCTTGGACCCGCACTTCTATTCTCTACTTTAACTTCTATTAATGTGCTTGGTTGGGATGGAAAAGTGAGGACCATACTCTCAACCAGTATGCCTAATGCAG TTCTGGTTGGAGCTTTGAATGACCGCCTTCTGCTTGCAAGCCCTACTGATGTAAATGTTAGGCAAAAGAAGAAATATGAGATCAAAAGTTGTCTTGTTGGGCTACTTGAACCACTTCTGATTGGATTTTCTACAATGCAACAACATTTTGAGCAGAAACTTGATCTGTCAGAAGTCCTATATCAAATAACATCAAG ATTCGATAGCTTGCGCATTACACCCCGATCACTTGATGTTCTTGCCAGAGGCTCTCCAGTATGTGGTGATCTTGCAGTATCGCTGTCACAATCAGGCCCACAATTCACTCAg GTGTTGAGAGGAGAATATGCAATCAAAGCACTTCGCTTTTCTACTGCTTTGTCTGCATTGAAAGACGAGTTCTTGCGGTCAAGAGATTATCCTAGATGTCCCCCTACCTCACATTTGTTCCATCGGTTCCGCCAGTTGGGTTATGCATGCATAAG ATATGGCCAGTATGACAGTGCAAAAGAAACTTTTGAAGTTATAGCAGACTTTGAAAGTATGCTTGACATATTTATATGCCACCTTAACCCTAGTGCAATGCGGCGTCTAGCCCAAAAGTTGGAAGAAGAGGGCACTAATTCAGAGTTGAGGAGATACTGTGAGAGGATTTTGAGAGTTCGCTCGACTGGGTGGACCCAAGGCATCTTTGCAAACTTTGCTGCTGAAAGTATGGTTCCTAAAGGATCCGAATGGGGTGGGGGAAACTGGGAAATTAAAACAGCCACGAACTTGAAGGACATACCTCAGTGGGAACTGGCTGCTGAGGTCATGCCTTACATGAAAACTGACGATGGTACCATCCCATCCATTGTTACAGACCATATTGGTGTTTATCTAGGTTTGATCAAAGGAAGAGGGAATGTTGTGGAAGTGAGAGAAGATAGCTTGGTGAAAGCTTTCAAAACCGGAGGAATCAAGACAAATGGGCATCAGCAATCGCTTGCTTCCCCCACATCTAACAAATCCAAGGGGGCGCCTGAAGGTGCTTCCTTGATGGGACTAGAAACTCTCTCTCAGAAGCCTGCAGGTTCCGGTGCTTTAGATGCACAGGCAAAAGCTGAAGAAGAATTCAAAAAGTCGCTATATGGTTCTGCTGCTGATGGTAGCAGCAGTGATGAGGATGGAACTTCAAAAACCAAAAGGCTACATATTAGAATCCGAGACAAACCAGTTGAGTCTACTAAAGTAGATGTTAGCAAAATTAAAGAAGCCACGAAGCAGTTGGGTATCCCAGTTAGTAGGACCAAATCATTAACTAGTTCATCACCAGATCTTGGGCTTGTTGTACCTCAACCAGCTCCTACAGCCAGTGGAACTGCTGCAGCTCGTACTTCTTTTCCAGCTGATATGTTTGGCACCGATGCATTCGTCCAACCAACACCTGCGTTACAGCCTACTTCCGTGGGTCCTGGTGTTGGACTTACAGCTGGGCCAATACCAGAGGACTTTTTCCAGAACACAATATCATCCCTTCAGGTTGCAGCATCACTGCCTCCTGCCGGGAGATTCCTTTCAAGATTTGATCAAAATCCCCAAGGTAATGAAAGCAACAAGGTCCCTGCTACCCAGGGTAGTGCAGTTGCCATGGATATTGGTCTACCTGGTGGTGGACTACCCCCTCAAGTCACTCAACAACCAGTTTCACGTGAGTCTATTGGGCTTCCAGATGGAGGTATTCCTACACATTCTGTGCCTCAACCTGCTGCACCATCACAGCCACCAACTCTGATGTCACAAGCTCCAGTCTCTACGCAGCCCCTTGATCTCAGTTCGCTTGAAGCTCTTGGGTCCAAAACATCTGCAAAACCTGCTGAAAGATCAGCTTCTCCTCCGAAGGCTGTGCGACCTGGACAA GTCCCCCGTGGTGCTGCTGCTGCAGTCTGTTTCAAGATTGGACTTGTGCATCTGGAGCAGAATCAACTTTCAGATGCGTTATCCTGCTTTGATGAGGCTTTCCTTGCTCTGGCCAAAGATCAATCTCGTGGAGATGACATTAAGGCACAAGCTACTATTTGTGCCCAATACAAGATTGCTGTCACCCTTCTTCAG GAGATCAACCGACTGCAGAAAGTTCAAGGTCCCAGTGCAATCAGTGCAAAAGATGAGATGGCAAGATTGTCGCGTCATCTGGGCTCATTACCTCTTCTTGCAAAGCACAGAATAAATTGCATTCGAACTGCCATAAAAAGGAACATGGATGTGCAGAACTATGCCTATTCTAAGCAAATGCTCGAATTACTCTTATCAAAAGCACCTCCAGGAAAGCAAGATGAGTTGAGAAGCCTAATCGACATATGTATTCAGAGAGGCTTGTCCAATAAGTCCATAGATCCATTGGAAGATCCATCTCAATTCTGTGCTGCCACACTGAGCCGTCTATCTACTATTGGATATGATGTTTGTGATCTCTGTGGTGCCAAATTCTCAGCTCTGTCGAGTCCCGGCTGCATTATCTGTGGAATGGGAAGCATAAAAAGATCAGATGCAATTTCCGGACCTGTTCCTTCACCATTTGGCTGA